GTCGTCACAGGCTCCAAACGTTCGGCGCCGCCGAGCAGAAGCGATTCCCAGTTTTGAACACGCGCCACGAGCGAGCTCGAAAGTATTCCCAGGCACGCCATGAAAAGACCGGGCACGGCGATCTTGAAGACTCCCCGCCGCACGGGAATCAGCGCAGCAGCCGGCTGCGCGGCGGCGAGCCCGACGATTGAAGCGAACAGGACGGATGAACCGGATTGCACGGCCGTGACCTCGATCATCGCGTGAAAGCCGCAGGCCGCGGCGGCGGCCACCAGCGCGACGCGCAAAGCGGTCTCACTGGCTGCGCAGACCCGCCACGCGATCAGGAGCGCACATCCGAGCGATGCAATGCGTGCGACGCTTCCCGAAGGAGTTGTGATGAGGTTTTCCACCCATGCGCTGCCGAGCGTCGCCAGGGCCAGCGCGAGCGCGGCCAACCGGAACGAAGTTCGCGTGTTGTTGTTCGGGTCTGGCTTGTCGGGCTCTTCAATTGGGTTGGCCAGGTTTGCGCCGGCGAGCGCGAGCAACGCCAGCCAGAGCACACTCCAAGCGATTCCCGCGACTCCCAGCGTGGCTGCGAAATCGAAGAGCACGTTGTGGGGACTCGATATCTCTTCCGGGCTGAGTGGAGATTTTGCAATGAGGTAGGCATCCTTGAAACCTGCGGGCCCCACGCCGGCGATGGGATTTGCGGCGAAGATTCTCGCCGCGGCGTTTAGATATTGCGAGCGAAACAGGAGCGAGAGCTCAGCGATGTGTTCTCCGATGACTCCTCGCGCGACGATCGCTCCGATCGCGCAGATTGGGATTGCCAGCATGAGAACCGCGCCGAGGAATCTGCGTTGCCGGACGATCAGCGGACCCGCGAGCCCGACGAAGCTCCCGATGGCCGCTGCCGCCCATCCGCCCTTGCTTGCAGCAAGCCATGTGCACACGAGAGCGCCGGCGAATCCGAGGATCGCGAGAACCCTCAATGCTCTGCCCCGTTCTCGCAGGATCAGGACAAGAAATGCGCCGACCCCCGCGGCCCCAAAGGTCGCGACGACGTTCGACAAGCCGAACCAGCCGGTGGCGACGGAGTCATAGAGCCGACGCTCAAAGGTGCGTGCGGCAAAGGACTCGGGCGACCATCCGTGCGAGGCGAGAATCGCTTCGCGATTCCGTTTGTATTCCGCGATGGTCTGCGGCGTATCCACCCACACCTGCATCGCACCTTTGAACGCGAGAAACGCGAGGAATCCGAGTGCGACGGCGGCGCCTATTCGCCGAACCGATGGGATGCGAGCTGCGTGCGCGAGCGCAACCGCGGCGCTCATTGCGGCGACCCACCCCATTCCCAGTAGAAGATTCTCCTGCGAGGCGGAACCGGAAAAGAGGCCATGCCATGAAACAGACGCCACGCCTGCAAGGAGCAAAAGCAACTCGATTGCAGGGAAGCGGCCGACCAGAGGTGAGCAGAGCGCGATCATCGCGCCGGCAAGCGTCAGGAGCGAGCAGTCGATTGCGAGCGTTGCGGTCGGGCCGAGTCCGACCATGGGCGCCGCCATCGTCATCGGATCGATATCCCAGCCGGGAAAAGCAACGAGCGTGACGCTTGCCTTGAGAACCGCGAGCCCGACGATCAGCGCGGCTCCGATTCCGCACAGCGCTTCGAGAATCTGGCGCTGCGCAGCAAGGCGTTCGGGCGCCGATTCAGGGGCGATCGGATTCACGCCACACGCTCGCCTTCGGATCGGGCGTTCGACGTTCCACCGCCACGCGGATTCTGTTTCGAGGGACTTGGAGCGGCGTATTCAAAGAATGCGAGCAGCCCGAGCAGAACGAACACCATCGCACCGATCAATGCCGCGACTCCTCCGTCCGCGCGTGCAAGGGCCAAGCCCGCGAGGCCGGTCGCGGCTGTCAAGCCCCAGAGCAGGTACACGGCGCCGGCCCGGCTGAGCCCCCGGTTGACGAGTCGGTGCGAAGCGTGATTCATATCGCCCACCATCGGCGACTTCCCGTTCCACAGCCGAACCGTGGTCACGACAACAAGGTCGTAGAGCGGCAACGCCAGAATGACGAGAGGCATAAGGGTGGCGTGCGCGCGGGATGATTGCGCGCTTTGGGGGTCGTAATAGGTGACGCGAACGGTGACGAATGCGAGCATGAACCCGATCACCAAGCTGCCGCCATCACCCATGAATAATCTCGCGCCGCTCTTGCGCGGTGCGTTGAAGCAGAGAAAGCCCAGGCACGCGCCGATTGTGAGCGAGAGGCAAGCGGCAAGCAGCCATTGATCCTTGTCGATCGTGACGACGAGAAGGCACGCGGAGACGATTGTGGCGATGCCGGCGCTCAGGCCATCCATGTTGTCGAGAAAATTCATCGCGTTGGTGATGGCGAGAAACCATGCCGCGGTGATGAGCACGCTCAGCCACGGCCCGCCGACCCACGGGTCGAGAAGTGTCAGGAGGCGGGTATCCATCAGGAGCGGGGCGGCGAATGCGGGAGCCGCCATGAGCAGAAGCTTGGGAATCGGTGAAAGGGGCGTGCGATCGTCGATCAACCCCATGATGTGCAGGATTGCCAGGCACGCGATCAGCAGGATCGCCGACGGCGATTTCTGGGCCAGGTAGGGCACCGTGTTCCCCGCGACGGCAGGAAACCACGCCGGGAAGAAATGACCGACCGCAAGCGCGAACAGAATCGGCGCGACAATCCCCCAGAAAATGGCGATGCCCCCCGTGTTGGGAACGCGACGCGACCGGTCTTTGATCTGCCCCGCGACTCCCGAAGAGTCGAAGGTTCCTAGCCGGTGTCCCAACTTAATGAGAATCGCACAGAGCGGCGCACAGATCGCTGCTGCGATGAAGATGAGTGCGAGGCACAGGCCGGTCATCGCGAAGAGTTTAATGACGATCGGGGCTCGCCGCCGGGGATGAGCCTCAGCAGCATGATCACCGTGAGCGCGGCTTGTCCGATCAACGCAATCCAAAGCGCCCGAAGCGGCCAGGGGCCAAGATCGTCTGCGAACGTCTCTCCGGTCGGCGTTCCGCGACCGACATAGGCGTAGTTCAGACGGCAGGCAGCATCAAAGAGAAATATGATCGCGATGTAAATCCACGCGATGATGGTCGCGTGCCGGTAGTCGCTCCATTTCGGTCGGAAGCCGCGAACCCAAATCCAATAGACCGCCACAAACACCACGATCGCGTGTGTGATCCAGAATCCCCAAAACTCCGCCCATTTTGCGAGATGGAACGGCCCGGGGCCGGCAAGCGGCTTGACAAATGCCTGCGTGCAGAACGCCAGGCCGAAGAACACGGCGAGGGATGCATAGCGCCGCAGCCCGGACAGCAGAGAGAACGGAGACAAGAAGGACATCAGGTCGCAGACGTGCAAAGGCAGCGACCGATTGATATCAAAGTTCCTGGGGAACAACCACCATGCCGCATAAAGGCACGCGAAGCCAAACGCCCACGTTCCCACGAATATCTCGAATGTGCGTCGGGGGCTGAGGGGCAGCTTTCCCACGCTCTGGCAAACCGCGATGGTGAGCACAAGGAACGCGGCGGTCACGATTCCGTGAGTCGCTGAGAACGGGACAAAGCGATCGGCCCAACCCGGAATTTCGGCCAGTGTCCCGTTCACTCGCCCGTTGCTCCCGCCGCTTCGTGCCGCAACTGCCCGCAGGCGGCCGCGATGTCCCGGCCGCGACTGGCGCGAATATGAGCATTGATGTTATGCGAGCGAAGGATTTTCTGAAATTCGAGCACGTCGGTATTCCGCGGTCGTTGAAAATCGGTTCCTGCGACCTCGTTGTATCGGATCAGGTTGATGTTGGCGCGGATTGATTTTGCGATTCCGGCGAGCTCTTCGGCGTGCTTGGGACGGTCGTTGACGTCCCGGAGCAAGGTGTACTCGAGGGTGATTTCGCGTCCGGTTTTCTCGAACCAAAGATGGCAGGCTCCGAGCAGGTCGCTGATCGTGGTGTATTCGGCCCAGGGAATGAGCTTCCGCCGGATGTAGTCGTTCGGGGCGTGGAGTGACAGCGCAAGTGTGACCGGCAGTTCGAACTCCTCCGCAAGCCGTCGGATCGCCTGCGGCAGGCCGACCGTCGAAACGGTCACTTTTCGCGCGGAGATCCCAAGTCCCCAAAGCGCCGTGATGACTCGAATGGCCCCGGTCACGTTTTTGAAATTGCTCAGCGGCTCGCCCATGCCCATGAAGACGACGTTGCTGATGCGTCCGACGTCCTTGAGCCGGCCGAGTCGCCAAACCTGCTCGACGATTCGCCCGGTTGACAGATTTCCGTCCAGCCCGCCCATGCCGGATGCACAGAACCTGCAGCCGACGGGACATCCGATCTGGCTGGAGATGCAGGCGGTTTTGCGCTCCTCGGTGGGGATCATGACGCACTCGGTCTGCCGATCGGACCCGTCGGAAGTCGGCTTTGCCGAATTCATCACTGGCAAGGAAACCCCCTGGTCGGCACTCGGCCCGGACTCCGTAAAGTCTCGCCATTCGATGAGCAGTTTTTGCGTGCCGTCCGTCGCAGATTGGTGAGCGAGTGGATCTCCCGAAAGAAACGTCATTTCAGCGGTGAGCGCCTCGCGATCGCGCTTCGAGAGGTTGCTCATCTGCGCGGGGTCTGCAACTCCCTTCACATAGATCCATTCGAGAATCTGCTTCGCGCGGAAAGGGGTCATGCCGCGGGCCTCGCACCAGCCGGCAAGTGTCTCGGGAGTGAACTCGAAAATGTGACTCGCAGGATGCTGCAACGCATGAGGTTATGGCGGAAGACCGAGTGTCAAGGTGTCGCGGTCTCAAGGCGACGAGGATTCAAGGGAAAGCGATCCATTGCCCATTGAAACACACGGTCACGCCATCGATCGCGCTCTCGACAAGCTGCCATCTCACGGCCTCGCACTTGGGTGTATCTGTTCCCGTTCCCGGACCGATATTCCTCTCATGCAAGCGAGCGTCCTAATCCCCACCTTCGCCCGTTCCGACAAACTCGCAAACTGCCTCGCCTGCCTCGCAAAACAGGACTTCGACCACTCCCAGTTTGAGGTAATTGTCGGGTTCGATGGCCCCGACCCCGGTGCCGAGGATGCCGCGCGAGAGAAATGGAAGTCCTGCGGCGGGAGGGCCCCCCTCGAACTCATGCAGTGTCCGCGTGAGGGCCTCATGATGGTCCGCAACCGCATGCTGAAGCGGGCCCGCGGCACCTTCATGATCAGTATCAACGACGATGTTCGTCCCGTTCCCGGATTTGTCGGCGCGCACATCGGAGCCCACAGAACGCGCGCGAAGCCAATCGTCGCCGTCGGCGCTTCGCCATTCTGTCGGCGCGAGAATGAGTCGCTGCTTGACCTCCTGACGCGCAAGACTTCGATGATTTTTTTCTACGACACGATGGACGCGGCGCCGTTTGATCCCGAGCGAGACTGGGGCTTTCGGCACTGCTTCGGTCTGAACTTTTCGGCACGCACCGAATTGGTTCGGGCCGTCGGAGGCTTCTACGCGGGGGAGCGACTCTACGGGTACGAAGACATCGAGCTCGGCTTCCGGCTGGCGCAAGAGCACGCAACGCCGGTTCTCTATCGTCCCGACGCGAGAGCCGATCACGAGCACTTCTACCGGCCGCAGGATCTGCTCACCCGTGAACACAACCTGGGCGTGGCCGCGTGGCACTTTGCACGCGCCAATCCATCGTTCGCCAAAGCATGCTTCGGCAGAGATGTCTCACTTTCTGAGGAAGTCGAATATTCGCAGGCCTTTGTCACACGCGAGCGCGTCGGGGTGGAGCGGATTCGCGACTCTTTTCTTCGGTATTCCGACATTCCCGCCACCGCCGTTGAAGGTGCGTACGAGGCTCTCCTGCTTCAGGCGCTGCTCCAGCAGTTTCTGCTGCTGAAGCGCTGGACATGGCGAAGCGGATTGCTCGCAGCGGCCGGCGCAGAAGTGTCCATGGCTGCGTGAGCCCATGATGTGCACTGGCGACGCGTATCTGCGTGCTTTCATGTATTCTACTTGGCCCTTGCGCTGACCGTTAGCGCGACCGCACCGTACGTCGCCAGAGTAATGATCGGTGCGCCGACACGGATGCGTGAGTCATCGAGGTCGACGCCCTTTGCCTTTCCGAGCTTCCGGAGCGAAAGCGGAAGGCCGAATTCCACGTCTTCGTTGACGATCTCACGCTGCTCGAGCTCTCCTCCGAAACGCTGCAGCAGTTCGCGGCAGAGTCCGGCCACGAGGTCCTCGGGCGCCGACGCGCCCGCGGTGATCATGACAGTCTCGTCACCCTTGAACCACTTCCAATCGACCTCGGTGACATCATCGATGAGCCGCGCCGGCGTTCCCACGTTCTGGGCGATTTCGGTCAAACGCACGGAGTTCGATGAGTTCTTCGATCCGACTACGAGCACGATATCGCACTCCGGCGCGATCTGACGCACCGCCTGCTGGCGGTTCGTCGTTGCGTAGCAGATGTCCGAACTCGGCGGCTCTTTCAGATTCGGGAAGCGCTGTCTGAGCGCCGAGATGATGACCCCGGCATCATCGGTCGAAAGAGTGGTCTGTGTCAGATACACGAGCTTGTTCTCGTCACGCACTCTCAGCGTCGCGACCTGTTCGACGCTCTCGACGACCGTCACCGCTTCCGGCGCTTCGCCCCTTGTGCCCACGACTTCCTGGTGATTCGCATGCCCCACGAGCAGAATCTCGAATCCCTGGCGTGCATAACGGATGCATTCCGAGTGCACCTTGGTCACCAGGGGGCACGTGGCGTCAATTGTTTGAAGTCGCCGGTTTCGCGCATACTCCCGTACTTCGGGAGATACTCCGTGGGCGGAAAAAACGAGGATGCTTCCCGATGGCACTTCAGCCAGATCTTCCACGAAGACCACGCCCTGTTGCTGAAACCGATTGACGACGTGCCTGTTGTGGACGATCTCGTGAAAGACGTAGACCTTCTCGCCGGGCAAAAGCGAGATCGTTTGGCTGACGACGTCCACAGCCATCTGGACGCCGGCGCAAAAGCCGCGGGGATTGGCAAGAATCAGTTTCACCGTTCGCTCCGTGCTGACCGTTCATGGTAGGTTTCAACGCTTGCATCAAACCGGCGCCCCAACTTCCGTCGCAGTCGACTGCACCGATCACACTCTTGTGCTCCCACCCTCGGCGGCTTCGAGCGATCAGGAGAACTTCTCGGTTCTCAGCCCTCTGGTTCCGTGCGACCTGCGACCTCACTTTGCCACCGTCTACGACTACTGCCGATTGATCGACGATCTTGCCGATGCGCAGGGAGTCGGCGAAATGGCGCGTTCGCGGGCGCTCAAACTCCTCGAACTGGCGCGACAGGAATTGCGTCTTGCGGTTCGAGGCGATTCGCATCACCCGGTTTTTCAGAAGCTGGGCGAGACGATGAGAGCAAAGAATCTTCCCGTCGGTCCATTTGAAGACCTCATCCTCGCCTTCGAACAGGACCAGCGCGTCACCCGATACGAGACCTGGGATCAACTTCTGGATTACTGCACGCGCAGCGCGAACCCGGTGGGACGCATCGTGCTGATGCTCGATGGATTTATTCCCGATCGGGAGCCGGAGCTCTTTTACCTGTCCGATCGTATTTGCACCGCGCTTCAGCTCACCAACTTCTGGCAGGATGTGCGACGCGATCTGGTCGAACGCGATCGAATCTATCTTCCGCTCCACGATATTCACCGCTCGGAAGCCGAAATACGCGAATGGATGAGTCGCCCGAAAGACCCCGAAGCGCGCGTGCCTTTCATCCTTGCTCTTCGTCAGCTCGTCGAGCGCACGGACATTCTCTACGTTGAGGGCGGACAGATCGTCGGACACCTGAATCGCCGTCTCGGCCCCGTGGTGTACCTCTTTCATCACGGCGGCCGCGAGACCCTCCGGCTGATTCTGCGCACGGGATGCACCACGCTGTGGGAGCGGCCAAGGCTTTCCAAAGTGGACAAGGCGGTCCTGATTTTGCGGGCGCTTGCGCTTCGCTCCCTGCGGCGATGGCGGGAATGATGGGCAAGCCTTGTTCGCCGCCGCGGGAATCTGCGATACTCTCCCGCGAATGTCCCGTCTGGATCAATCCATCCCGGAACGGCTGAGCCGAACGACGTCCGCGCCCGGGCCGGTCCGGCGGTCGATGGAAGTCTGCCGCGAGATCACGCGCAAGCGTGCCGCTTCGTTCTACCGCGCCATTCGGCTTACGCCGGAAAAGCGCCGGGGCGAGATGTACGCGCTCTACGCCTGGAGCAGGCTCGCTGACGACATCGCGGACGATTCGCCGGATGCCGGCGCGGCGCGGAGCGGACTGGATCGATTCGCCAAATTCACCAAAGAAGCATTCGCGAATTGTCCGGCCGGAGACGACACCACAATCTGGCCGGCGGTCACGTGGACATTTCGAACCTGCGCAATCAGGCCCCGCTGGTCCGAGGATTTGATCGAGGGAATGCGGAGAGAAGTCGGCGAGAGCGGCGGCGATTTTGCAATAGAGTCAATCGAACAGTTCGAAGACTACTGCTACCGCGTCGCCGGAACCGTGGGGCTCATGTGCATCAGCGTGTGGGGGCTCAAAAAGGGCGTGAATTTCGACGACATCGTGCCGCTTTCAAAGGCTCGGGGGCGGGCGCTCCAGACCATCAACGTGCTCCGCGATTTCGCCTCTGACTTTGATCGCTCACCCAAGCGCGTGTATTTTCCTGCGGATGTTCTCGGCAAGTGCGGGCTGATCGCGGACGGACTGCGCCAATGGCGTGATCCCGTTCGGTGCGAGGCGGCTGTCCGAGAGTTGACAGGCTTTGCGCGCCGCAGTCTGAATGAATCGGCGCCGCTCGCCGACAAGGTGGACCCGAGCTGTTTCGCCGTGCTCGACGGATTGACCAGGGTGTATTCGGCTCTGCTCGACCGGATCGAGAAAAAGCCGAAGCTTGTGATCGCGGCGCGACCGGTGCATCTGTCGCTCCCGATGAAATCGTGGATCGCGGCGAGCTCGTACGCCAGAGGATGGAGCCGGCAACTGAGCGCCGCCGCAGAAGCTCGAAAGTCTTCCATCGAAAACGCCGTTCGGGCGAAGGCGGCGAAGAAGTGAGCGTTCGAGCGGCTCACGTGAATACAGCGCGGAGCACTCGTTGAGCGTTCGTGTGCTCATTCTCGGTGGGGGAATCGCCGGAATCGCCGCGTCGCTCGAGCTTTGCTCGGCGGGCGCTCGCGTCACGCTCATCGAATCGCGAGATCGACTCGGAGGCCGGGCTTCATCTTTCTTTGACGCAAAGTCCGGTCTCTGGCTCGACAACTGCCAGCACGTGACGCTCGGATGCTGCGAAGCATATCTACGTCTGTGCGGGCTGCTCGGAGTTTCGCATCTCATCCGGTGGGACGATCACCAGTATTGGGTTGAAGAAGGCGGCCGCACCTCCGTTCTCAAGCCCGCGGCGCTTCCGCCTCCGCTTCACGGGCTTCCGGCGTTCGCTCGGGCGAAGTTTCTCACGCTCGCGGAGAAATCGCGCATCGCGGCGGGTCTTGCACAAATTCGGTTTCTCAATCGCACCGATCATGAAGCCCGAACATTTGCAGACCTGCTCGAAGATCTTGGGCAGCACGAATCAGATCGTCTCAAGTTCTGGGATCCGATCGTCATCAGCGCCTGCAACCTGACGCCGCAACGGGTCTCGGCACTGCCGGCAATCC
The DNA window shown above is from Phycisphaeraceae bacterium and carries:
- a CDS encoding undecaprenyl/decaprenyl-phosphate alpha-N-acetylglucosaminyl 1-phosphate transferase; amino-acid sequence: MTGLCLALIFIAAAICAPLCAILIKLGHRLGTFDSSGVAGQIKDRSRRVPNTGGIAIFWGIVAPILFALAVGHFFPAWFPAVAGNTVPYLAQKSPSAILLIACLAILHIMGLIDDRTPLSPIPKLLLMAAPAFAAPLLMDTRLLTLLDPWVGGPWLSVLITAAWFLAITNAMNFLDNMDGLSAGIATIVSACLLVVTIDKDQWLLAACLSLTIGACLGFLCFNAPRKSGARLFMGDGGSLVIGFMLAFVTVRVTYYDPQSAQSSRAHATLMPLVILALPLYDLVVVTTVRLWNGKSPMVGDMNHASHRLVNRGLSRAGAVYLLWGLTAATGLAGLALARADGGVAALIGAMVFVLLGLLAFFEYAAPSPSKQNPRGGGTSNARSEGERVA
- the ispH gene encoding 4-hydroxy-3-methylbut-2-enyl diphosphate reductase, translated to MKLILANPRGFCAGVQMAVDVVSQTISLLPGEKVYVFHEIVHNRHVVNRFQQQGVVFVEDLAEVPSGSILVFSAHGVSPEVREYARNRRLQTIDATCPLVTKVHSECIRYARQGFEILLVGHANHQEVVGTRGEAPEAVTVVESVEQVATLRVRDENKLVYLTQTTLSTDDAGVIISALRQRFPNLKEPPSSDICYATTNRQQAVRQIAPECDIVLVVGSKNSSNSVRLTEIAQNVGTPARLIDDVTEVDWKWFKGDETVMITAGASAPEDLVAGLCRELLQRFGGELEQREIVNEDVEFGLPLSLRKLGKAKGVDLDDSRIRVGAPIITLATYGAVALTVSARAK
- a CDS encoding TIGR02206 family membrane protein → MTAAFLVLTIAVCQSVGKLPLSPRRTFEIFVGTWAFGFACLYAAWWLFPRNFDINRSLPLHVCDLMSFLSPFSLLSGLRRYASLAVFFGLAFCTQAFVKPLAGPGPFHLAKWAEFWGFWITHAIVVFVAVYWIWVRGFRPKWSDYRHATIIAWIYIAIIFLFDAACRLNYAYVGRGTPTGETFADDLGPWPLRALWIALIGQAALTVIMLLRLIPGGEPRSSLNSSR
- a CDS encoding glycosyltransferase, which encodes MQASVLIPTFARSDKLANCLACLAKQDFDHSQFEVIVGFDGPDPGAEDAAREKWKSCGGRAPLELMQCPREGLMMVRNRMLKRARGTFMISINDDVRPVPGFVGAHIGAHRTRAKPIVAVGASPFCRRENESLLDLLTRKTSMIFFYDTMDAAPFDPERDWGFRHCFGLNFSARTELVRAVGGFYAGERLYGYEDIELGFRLAQEHATPVLYRPDARADHEHFYRPQDLLTREHNLGVAAWHFARANPSFAKACFGRDVSLSEEVEYSQAFVTRERVGVERIRDSFLRYSDIPATAVEGAYEALLLQALLQQFLLLKRWTWRSGLLAAAGAEVSMAA
- the rlmN gene encoding 23S rRNA (adenine(2503)-C(2))-methyltransferase RlmN produces the protein MQHPASHIFEFTPETLAGWCEARGMTPFRAKQILEWIYVKGVADPAQMSNLSKRDREALTAEMTFLSGDPLAHQSATDGTQKLLIEWRDFTESGPSADQGVSLPVMNSAKPTSDGSDRQTECVMIPTEERKTACISSQIGCPVGCRFCASGMGGLDGNLSTGRIVEQVWRLGRLKDVGRISNVVFMGMGEPLSNFKNVTGAIRVITALWGLGISARKVTVSTVGLPQAIRRLAEEFELPVTLALSLHAPNDYIRRKLIPWAEYTTISDLLGACHLWFEKTGREITLEYTLLRDVNDRPKHAEELAGIAKSIRANINLIRYNEVAGTDFQRPRNTDVLEFQKILRSHNINAHIRASRGRDIAAACGQLRHEAAGATGE
- a CDS encoding squalene/phytoene synthase family protein encodes the protein MSRLDQSIPERLSRTTSAPGPVRRSMEVCREITRKRAASFYRAIRLTPEKRRGEMYALYAWSRLADDIADDSPDAGAARSGLDRFAKFTKEAFANCPAGDDTTIWPAVTWTFRTCAIRPRWSEDLIEGMRREVGESGGDFAIESIEQFEDYCYRVAGTVGLMCISVWGLKKGVNFDDIVPLSKARGRALQTINVLRDFASDFDRSPKRVYFPADVLGKCGLIADGLRQWRDPVRCEAAVRELTGFARRSLNESAPLADKVDPSCFAVLDGLTRVYSALLDRIEKKPKLVIAARPVHLSLPMKSWIAASSYARGWSRQLSAAAEARKSSIENAVRAKAAKK
- a CDS encoding O-antigen ligase family protein, coding for MNPIAPESAPERLAAQRQILEALCGIGAALIVGLAVLKASVTLVAFPGWDIDPMTMAAPMVGLGPTATLAIDCSLLTLAGAMIALCSPLVGRFPAIELLLLLAGVASVSWHGLFSGSASQENLLLGMGWVAAMSAAVALAHAARIPSVRRIGAAVALGFLAFLAFKGAMQVWVDTPQTIAEYKRNREAILASHGWSPESFAARTFERRLYDSVATGWFGLSNVVATFGAAGVGAFLVLILRERGRALRVLAILGFAGALVCTWLAASKGGWAAAAIGSFVGLAGPLIVRQRRFLGAVLMLAIPICAIGAIVARGVIGEHIAELSLLFRSQYLNAAARIFAANPIAGVGPAGFKDAYLIAKSPLSPEEISSPHNVLFDFAATLGVAGIAWSVLWLALLALAGANLANPIEEPDKPDPNNNTRTSFRLAALALALATLGSAWVENLITTPSGSVARIASLGCALLIAWRVCAASETALRVALVAAAAACGFHAMIEVTAVQSGSSVLFASIVGLAAAQPAAALIPVRRGVFKIAVPGLFMACLGILSSSLVARVQNWESLLLGGAERLEPVTTLAQEIATSDNAAALSDAVSDLGRMLGRPVAPNRESINRALQDARRKAGSLAYEDLIMAIAADPSSQATRQAASNLSLQLAALEGEGAAQGGPLDSIESRRLRSALDLAEDSARLPWHRASAATWLATVRRGIWQLTLNRTMLDGAYQASVEAAELDPHNPLHAATCARLAQALGNSQAARDWAKRALTLDENMRLDPLRRFERHERQELEGLSKSSE
- the hpnC gene encoding squalene synthase HpnC; translated protein: MLPPSAASSDQENFSVLSPLVPCDLRPHFATVYDYCRLIDDLADAQGVGEMARSRALKLLELARQELRLAVRGDSHHPVFQKLGETMRAKNLPVGPFEDLILAFEQDQRVTRYETWDQLLDYCTRSANPVGRIVLMLDGFIPDREPELFYLSDRICTALQLTNFWQDVRRDLVERDRIYLPLHDIHRSEAEIREWMSRPKDPEARVPFILALRQLVERTDILYVEGGQIVGHLNRRLGPVVYLFHHGGRETLRLILRTGCTTLWERPRLSKVDKAVLILRALALRSLRRWRE